In Cupriavidus taiwanensis, the following are encoded in one genomic region:
- a CDS encoding histidine phosphatase family protein, producing the protein MLAIVPLLAAAQVAAASQREIAVSELRHPNVVVVLRHASAPGVGDPPGFRLADCATQRNLDARGREQAARLGASWKAAGFRPTQVWSSAWCRCQDTARLMGVGPVQVQPLLNSFFGADAQRRDAQVAQLSRLIDGLDPRGGPYLMVTHQVVITALTGHGADSGGGVAIELPQGGTARRTRVLPAAGLD; encoded by the coding sequence GTGCTTGCCATCGTCCCCCTGCTTGCCGCCGCACAGGTCGCTGCGGCATCACAACGCGAGATCGCGGTCAGCGAGCTGCGGCATCCGAACGTCGTGGTGGTATTGCGCCATGCCAGCGCACCCGGCGTGGGCGACCCGCCCGGGTTCCGGCTGGCCGATTGCGCCACCCAGCGCAACCTCGACGCGCGCGGACGCGAGCAGGCGGCGCGCCTGGGCGCGAGCTGGAAGGCAGCCGGCTTCCGGCCGACGCAGGTGTGGAGCAGCGCCTGGTGCCGCTGCCAGGACACGGCGCGGCTGATGGGCGTGGGGCCGGTACAGGTGCAGCCGCTGCTCAATTCGTTCTTCGGCGCCGACGCACAGCGCCGCGACGCGCAGGTCGCGCAGCTGTCGCGGCTGATCGACGGGCTCGACCCGCGCGGCGGTCCTTACCTGATGGTCACGCACCAGGTGGTGATCACCGCGCTGACCGGCCATGGCGCCGACAGCGGCGGCGGCGTGGCAATCGAGTTGCCGCAGGGTGGCACGGCGCGGCGCACGCGCGTGCTGCCGGCTGCGGGGCTGGACTGA
- a CDS encoding LysE family translocator — MPDLLLFLLASVAVTVAPGPDNLQVLARGMAQGRRAGLVAALGFSVGCLFHTVIAAVGLAAVLRSSPLAFQPIKYAGAAYLIWIGIQALRARGGLAQGGAVDAVPLARVFRQSVLGNMLNPKVTLFFLVFLPQFVRADAAHPGLQFLLLGVVFMLQTAVVFSLFGLCAGWLGAWLRRRPATGRWLDRAAGAIFVGLGIKVALP; from the coding sequence ATGCCTGACCTGCTGCTGTTCCTGCTGGCCTCCGTCGCCGTGACCGTGGCCCCGGGGCCTGACAACCTGCAGGTGCTGGCGCGCGGCATGGCGCAGGGGCGCCGCGCGGGGCTGGTGGCGGCGCTGGGCTTTTCGGTCGGCTGCCTGTTCCATACCGTGATTGCCGCGGTCGGGCTGGCCGCGGTGCTGCGCTCGTCGCCGCTGGCGTTCCAGCCGATCAAGTACGCCGGCGCCGCCTACCTGATCTGGATCGGCATCCAGGCGCTGCGCGCCAGGGGCGGGCTGGCGCAGGGCGGCGCGGTCGACGCGGTGCCGCTCGCGCGGGTATTCCGCCAGAGCGTGCTGGGCAACATGCTGAACCCCAAGGTGACGCTGTTCTTCCTGGTGTTCCTGCCGCAGTTCGTGCGCGCCGATGCCGCGCATCCGGGGCTGCAGTTCCTGCTGCTGGGCGTGGTCTTCATGCTGCAGACCGCGGTGGTGTTCTCGCTGTTCGGGCTGTGCGCGGGCTGGCTGGGTGCCTGGCTGCGCCGGCGGCCGGCCACCGGGCGCTGGCTGGACCGGGCGGCCGGGGCCATCTTCGTCGGGCTCGGCATCAAGGTCGCGCTGCCCTGA
- a CDS encoding KpsF/GutQ family sugar-phosphate isomerase gives MIANFDADRALRLARDTLQIEADAVSALSGRLNGDFAHAVQLILQCTGRVVVSGIGKSGHIGRKVAATLASTGTPAFFVHPAEASHGDLGMVTRDDVLIAFSNSGETGELLAIIPIVKRIGARLISVTGNPESNLAKLADVHLDAAVEKEACPLNLAPTASTTAALALGDALAVAVLDARGFGEEDFARSHPGGALGRKLLTHVRDVMRTGNAVPEVRESTPLAQALMEITRKGMAMTAVVDTDGRAIGVFTDGDLRRLLETPRDWKTVPIGEVMHRNPHVVNQDRLAVEAVQVMEANRINQLLVVDDEGRLTGALHIHDLTRAKVI, from the coding sequence ATGATAGCTAATTTCGATGCGGATCGAGCACTCAGGCTCGCCCGCGACACGCTCCAGATCGAAGCCGATGCGGTTTCCGCACTTTCCGGCCGCCTGAACGGCGACTTTGCCCATGCCGTGCAGCTGATCCTGCAATGCACCGGGCGCGTGGTCGTTTCCGGCATCGGCAAGTCCGGCCATATCGGGCGCAAGGTCGCGGCCACGCTGGCCTCGACCGGCACCCCCGCGTTCTTCGTGCACCCGGCCGAAGCCAGCCACGGCGACCTCGGCATGGTCACGCGCGACGACGTGCTGATCGCCTTCTCCAATTCCGGCGAGACCGGCGAGCTGCTGGCGATCATCCCGATCGTCAAGCGCATCGGCGCGCGCCTGATCTCGGTCACCGGCAATCCGGAGTCCAACCTTGCCAAACTGGCCGACGTCCACCTGGACGCGGCGGTCGAGAAAGAAGCCTGCCCGCTGAACCTGGCGCCGACCGCCAGCACCACCGCCGCGCTGGCGCTGGGCGACGCGCTCGCGGTGGCGGTGCTCGATGCGCGCGGCTTCGGCGAGGAAGACTTCGCCCGCTCGCACCCCGGCGGCGCGCTCGGGCGCAAGCTGCTGACCCACGTGCGCGACGTGATGCGCACCGGCAACGCGGTGCCCGAGGTGCGCGAAAGCACGCCGCTGGCCCAGGCTCTGATGGAAATCACGCGCAAGGGCATGGCCATGACCGCGGTGGTCGATACCGACGGGCGCGCCATCGGCGTGTTCACCGACGGCGACCTGCGCCGTTTGCTCGAAACCCCGCGCGACTGGAAGACCGTGCCGATCGGCGAGGTCATGCACCGCAACCCGCACGTGGTCAACCAGGACCGGCTGGCCGTGGAAGCCGTGCAGGTGATGGAAGCCAACCGCATCAACCAGCTGCTGGTGGTGGACGACGAAGGGCGCCTGACCGGCGCGCTGCATATCCACGACCTGACCCGCGCCAAGGTCATCTGA
- the lptC gene encoding LPS export ABC transporter periplasmic protein LptC, with product MQALLASLSGIVMRLMPLLLMAIVAGSTFWLVQINSPKEDQAAQTTKKHEPDYFMDRFSATELAPDGSTKIRFTGERMVHFEDDQTYEVTRPAMRAYEPDRPPVTARADLGRMNAEGTVIDLYGNGYVLRQQGADPSKDPQLTAASSYFQLLVNDDIVKTDKPVRLTRGPSVMTANGLIFNNVTREVQLLGNVRGTIITGPSPGRAPGS from the coding sequence ATGCAGGCACTTCTCGCCTCCCTCAGCGGCATCGTCATGCGGCTGATGCCGCTGCTGCTGATGGCCATCGTGGCGGGCAGCACGTTCTGGCTGGTCCAGATCAACTCGCCCAAGGAAGACCAGGCCGCGCAGACCACCAAGAAGCACGAGCCTGACTACTTCATGGACCGCTTCTCGGCCACTGAGCTGGCGCCCGACGGCAGCACCAAGATCCGCTTCACCGGCGAGCGCATGGTCCATTTCGAGGACGACCAGACCTACGAGGTCACGCGTCCCGCGATGCGCGCCTACGAGCCGGACCGCCCGCCGGTGACCGCGCGCGCCGACCTCGGCCGCATGAACGCCGAAGGCACGGTGATCGACCTGTACGGCAACGGCTACGTGCTGCGCCAGCAGGGCGCGGACCCGTCCAAGGACCCGCAGCTGACCGCGGCGTCGAGCTATTTCCAGCTGCTGGTCAATGACGACATCGTCAAGACCGACAAGCCGGTCAGGCTGACGCGCGGCCCGTCGGTGATGACCGCCAACGGCCTGATCTTCAACAACGTCACCCGCGAAGTACAATTGCTCGGCAATGTACGCGGCACCATCATCACCGGGCCGTCGCCGGGCCGCGCGCCGGGGTCCTGA
- a CDS encoding adenine phosphoribosyltransferase, with amino-acid sequence MADSLIQSPELGDVTGYLRERIRTVPDWPQPGVMFRDITPLLQNPKTLRVLIDVFVHRYMDAQLDLVAGIDARGFILGAIVAYELNLGFVPIRKKGKLPFQTVAEEYELEYGSATVEIHADACQAGDRVLLVDDLIATGGTMMAGRKLLERLGATVVEGAAIVDLPELGGSKLLHDAGLPLFTVCKFEGH; translated from the coding sequence ATGGCTGATTCCCTGATCCAGTCCCCCGAGCTCGGCGACGTCACCGGCTACCTGCGCGAGCGCATCCGGACCGTGCCGGACTGGCCCCAGCCGGGCGTGATGTTCCGCGACATCACGCCGCTGCTGCAGAACCCCAAGACCCTGCGCGTGCTGATCGATGTCTTCGTGCACCGGTATATGGACGCGCAGCTGGACCTGGTCGCCGGCATCGATGCGCGCGGCTTTATCCTGGGCGCGATCGTTGCGTATGAGCTGAACCTGGGCTTCGTGCCGATCCGCAAGAAGGGCAAGCTGCCGTTCCAGACCGTGGCCGAGGAATACGAACTGGAATACGGCAGCGCCACTGTCGAGATCCACGCCGACGCCTGCCAGGCCGGCGACCGCGTGCTGCTGGTCGACGACCTGATCGCCACCGGCGGCACCATGATGGCCGGACGCAAGCTGCTGGAGCGCCTGGGCGCGACGGTGGTGGAGGGCGCCGCCATCGTCGACCTGCCTGAGCTGGGCGGATCGAAGCTGCTGCACGACGCCGGGCTGCCGCTGTTCACCGTGTGCAAGTTCGAGGGGCACTGA
- a CDS encoding adenosine-specific kinase encodes MELTVVPVTKPEATNFIFGQSHFIKTVEDLHEALVGTVPGIRFGLAFCEASGKRLVRWSGTDEHLIDMACENARAIGAGHSFLIFLGDGFFPVNVLGAVRAVPEVCRIYCATANPTQVIIAQTDAGRGVVGVIDGASPLGIETEADVAERKALLRKFGYKL; translated from the coding sequence ATGGAACTGACGGTCGTACCGGTCACCAAGCCGGAAGCCACCAACTTTATCTTCGGCCAGTCGCACTTCATCAAGACCGTGGAAGACCTGCACGAGGCGCTGGTCGGCACGGTGCCCGGCATCCGCTTCGGGCTGGCGTTCTGCGAGGCCTCGGGCAAGCGGCTGGTGCGATGGTCGGGCACCGACGAGCACCTGATCGACATGGCCTGCGAGAACGCGCGCGCCATCGGCGCGGGCCACAGCTTCCTGATCTTCCTGGGCGACGGCTTCTTTCCGGTGAACGTGCTGGGCGCGGTGCGCGCGGTGCCGGAAGTGTGCCGGATCTACTGCGCGACGGCGAACCCGACGCAGGTGATCATCGCGCAGACCGATGCCGGGCGCGGCGTGGTGGGGGTGATCGACGGCGCTTCGCCGCTGGGGATCGAGACGGAAGCCGATGTGGCGGAACGAAAGGCGTTGCTGCGGAAGTTCGGGTACAAGCTTTGA
- the lptB gene encoding LPS export ABC transporter ATP-binding protein gives MTDTATIADKPSVEANAVLPGGSTLVVRHLKKRYGSRTVVKDVSLDVKSGEVVGLLGPNGAGKTTSFYMIVGLVALDEGDIVLDGDHISGLPIHERARMGLSYLPQEASVFRKLNVEENIRAVLELQLNNGKPLAKAEIERRLDSLLDDLQIAHLRNNPALSLSGGERRRVEIARALASSPRFILLDEPFAGVDPIAVGEIQRIVSFLKARNIGVLITDHNVRETLGICDHAYIISEGTVLASGQPEDIIANDAVRRVYLGENFRM, from the coding sequence ATGACCGATACCGCCACCATTGCCGACAAGCCTTCCGTCGAAGCCAACGCCGTCCTGCCCGGCGGCAGCACGCTGGTCGTGCGCCACCTGAAGAAGCGCTATGGCTCGCGCACGGTGGTCAAGGACGTCTCGCTCGACGTGAAGAGCGGCGAGGTGGTCGGGCTGCTCGGCCCCAACGGCGCGGGCAAGACCACGTCGTTCTACATGATCGTCGGCCTGGTGGCGCTGGACGAAGGCGACATCGTGCTCGACGGCGACCACATCAGCGGCCTGCCGATCCACGAGCGCGCGCGCATGGGCCTGTCGTACCTGCCGCAGGAAGCGTCGGTGTTCCGCAAGCTCAACGTCGAGGAAAACATCCGCGCGGTGCTGGAGCTGCAGCTGAACAACGGCAAGCCGCTGGCCAAGGCCGAGATCGAGCGCCGCCTCGACTCCCTGCTCGACGACCTGCAGATCGCGCACCTGCGCAACAACCCGGCGCTGTCGCTGTCCGGCGGCGAACGCCGCCGCGTGGAAATCGCGCGCGCGCTGGCGTCGTCGCCGCGCTTCATCCTGCTGGACGAACCGTTCGCCGGCGTGGACCCGATCGCCGTGGGCGAGATCCAGCGCATCGTCAGCTTCCTCAAGGCGCGCAATATCGGCGTGCTGATCACCGACCACAACGTGCGCGAGACGCTCGGCATCTGCGACCACGCCTACATCATCAGCGAAGGCACGGTGCTGGCCTCGGGCCAGCCGGAAGACATCATTGCCAATGACGCCGTGCGGCGCGTCTACCTGGGCGAGAACTTCCGCATGTGA
- a CDS encoding DJ-1/PfpI family protein — MAKKILMLVGDYAEDYETMVPFQALQMVGHTVHAACPDKRAGDACATAIHDFEGDQTYSEKRGHNFTLNATFAEIDPAGYDALVIPGGRAPEYLRLNARVLEVVRHFAQAGKPIAAVCHGAQLLAAAGVLEGKTCSAYPACAPEVKLAGGTYAEIPVDQAHTDGNLVTAPAWPAHPAWLAQFLAVLGTRIVH, encoded by the coding sequence ATGGCGAAAAAGATTCTGATGCTGGTGGGCGACTACGCCGAGGACTACGAAACCATGGTGCCGTTCCAGGCGCTGCAGATGGTGGGCCACACCGTCCACGCCGCGTGCCCCGACAAGCGGGCGGGCGACGCGTGCGCCACCGCGATCCATGATTTCGAGGGCGACCAGACCTACAGCGAAAAGCGCGGCCACAACTTCACCCTCAACGCCACCTTTGCCGAGATCGACCCGGCCGGCTACGACGCGCTGGTCATCCCCGGCGGCCGCGCCCCCGAATACCTGCGCCTGAACGCGCGCGTGCTGGAGGTCGTGCGGCACTTCGCCCAGGCCGGCAAGCCGATTGCCGCGGTGTGCCACGGCGCCCAGCTGCTGGCCGCCGCGGGCGTGCTGGAAGGCAAGACCTGCTCGGCCTACCCGGCCTGCGCGCCGGAAGTGAAGCTGGCCGGCGGCACCTATGCCGAGATTCCGGTCGACCAGGCCCACACCGACGGCAACCTCGTGACCGCCCCGGCGTGGCCGGCGCATCCGGCCTGGCTGGCGCAGTTCCTTGCCGTGCTGGGCACGCGGATCGTACATTAG
- a CDS encoding Na/Pi cotransporter family protein: MGVLLHLLSGVALLVWGTNIVKVGILRVYGANLRHVLSTSVSNRFTAFLAGLGVTGLVQSSNATAVIVSSFVGQGLIAVAPALAIMLGANVGTALMVQVFSLDLSWLSPLLIFVGVICHLTWKGSKPGHVGRVLIGLGLITLALELISIATRPVVQAAGVKVLFASLTGDAGLDMLVGAFLTILCYSSLAVVLFCGALASAGVVSIHVALALVLGANLGSGVSALLTTSGNNQPGKRVTLGNLLSRLLGCLIALPLLGQAEELLALVDHEPQRLIVNFHLLFNVALALLLLGATAPLARLCEKVLPGRNTGDSQVTPRHLDTAALSTPALALSNAAREVLRIGDRIEQMLDNMLRVLRTNDAKLATATCRIDNEVDDLYTAIKLYLTRISLEALDERDGQRWTEIISLTINLEHAGDIIERILLDTKDKKIAHNLMFSEAGMQEIAEMHARLVANLRLGLSVFLNGDLKSAQALMAEKANFRELERKYARTHLQRVAVQTAESIETSSLHLDVISELKRLNSLFCATAYPVLEQAGVLNRSRMKEDEVPAVSATVQAAQH; the protein is encoded by the coding sequence ATGGGCGTACTCCTTCACCTGTTATCGGGCGTTGCCCTGCTCGTCTGGGGCACCAACATCGTCAAGGTCGGCATCCTGCGCGTCTACGGCGCCAACCTGCGCCATGTGCTGTCGACCAGCGTCTCCAACCGCTTCACCGCCTTCCTCGCCGGCCTGGGCGTCACCGGGCTGGTCCAGAGCAGCAACGCCACCGCGGTCATCGTCAGCTCCTTCGTCGGCCAGGGCCTGATCGCCGTGGCGCCGGCGCTGGCGATCATGCTGGGCGCCAACGTCGGCACCGCGCTGATGGTGCAGGTCTTCTCGCTGGACCTGTCGTGGCTGTCGCCGCTGCTGATCTTCGTCGGCGTGATCTGCCACCTGACCTGGAAGGGCAGCAAGCCTGGCCACGTCGGGCGCGTGCTGATCGGCCTGGGCCTGATCACGCTGGCGCTGGAGCTGATCTCGATCGCGACCCGGCCGGTGGTGCAGGCCGCCGGGGTCAAGGTGCTGTTCGCCTCGCTGACCGGCGATGCGGGGCTGGACATGCTGGTCGGCGCGTTCCTGACCATCCTGTGCTATTCCAGCCTGGCGGTGGTGCTGTTCTGCGGCGCGCTGGCGTCGGCCGGGGTGGTGTCGATCCACGTGGCGCTGGCGCTGGTGCTGGGTGCCAACCTGGGCTCGGGCGTGTCGGCGCTGCTGACCACCTCGGGCAACAACCAGCCGGGCAAGCGCGTGACGCTGGGCAACCTGCTGTCGCGGCTGCTGGGCTGCCTGATCGCGCTGCCGCTGCTGGGCCAGGCCGAGGAACTGCTGGCGCTGGTCGACCATGAGCCGCAACGGCTGATCGTCAACTTCCACCTGCTGTTCAACGTCGCGCTGGCGCTGCTGCTGCTCGGCGCCACCGCGCCGCTGGCGCGCCTGTGCGAGAAGGTGCTGCCCGGGCGCAATACCGGCGACAGCCAGGTCACGCCGCGCCATCTCGATACCGCCGCGCTGTCCACGCCCGCGCTGGCGCTGTCCAACGCCGCGCGCGAAGTGCTGCGCATCGGCGACCGCATCGAGCAGATGCTCGACAACATGCTGCGCGTGCTGCGCACCAACGACGCCAAGCTGGCCACCGCCACCTGCCGCATCGACAACGAGGTCGACGACCTCTACACCGCGATCAAGCTCTACCTGACCCGCATCAGCCTGGAAGCGCTGGACGAGCGCGACGGCCAGCGCTGGACCGAGATCATCTCGCTCACCATCAACCTGGAGCACGCCGGCGATATCATCGAGCGCATCCTGCTCGACACCAAGGACAAGAAGATCGCCCACAACCTGATGTTCTCCGAGGCGGGCATGCAGGAGATCGCCGAAATGCATGCGCGCCTGGTGGCCAACCTGCGGCTGGGCTTGTCGGTGTTTCTCAATGGCGATCTCAAGAGCGCTCAGGCGCTGATGGCGGAGAAGGCCAACTTCCGCGAACTCGAGCGCAAGTACGCGCGCACCCATCTGCAGCGCGTGGCGGTGCAGACCGCGGAAAGCATCGAGACCAGCTCGCTGCACCTGGACGTGATCAGCGAGCTGAAGCGGCTGAATTCGCTGTTCTGCGCGACGGCCTATCCGGTGCTGGAGCAGGCGGGGGTGCTGAATCGCAGCCGGATGAAGGAAGACGAGGTGCCGGCGGTGTCGGCGACGGTGCAGGCGGCGCAGCACTAA
- the lptA gene encoding lipopolysaccharide transport periplasmic protein LptA: protein MTASLTTSSRRRTAPALLALALAFGLLAQPALAERADRDKPMVLEADNASYDDVKQIYTLTGNVVLTKGTMILKSDAAELRTDPEGYQFAVATSKPGKQAYIRQKREGVDEYIDGWGDRIEYDGKQEFSKLIGNARMARLQGAKVVDEIRGAVLTYDSRKELYTAAGGGSGDAAAANPSGRVRAVLSPRQDQKSGSTGGGSPLDLKPAPAPANKP, encoded by the coding sequence ATGACCGCTTCCCTGACGACATCGTCCCGTCGACGCACCGCCCCGGCCCTGCTCGCGCTGGCCCTGGCCTTCGGCCTGCTGGCCCAGCCCGCCCTTGCCGAGCGCGCGGACCGCGACAAGCCGATGGTGCTCGAGGCGGACAACGCCAGCTATGACGACGTCAAGCAGATCTATACGCTGACCGGCAACGTGGTGCTGACCAAGGGCACCATGATCCTGAAGTCCGACGCCGCCGAGCTGCGCACCGACCCCGAGGGCTACCAGTTCGCCGTCGCCACCTCGAAGCCGGGCAAGCAGGCCTATATCCGCCAGAAGCGCGAAGGCGTCGACGAATACATCGACGGCTGGGGCGACCGCATCGAATACGACGGCAAGCAGGAATTCTCCAAGCTGATCGGCAATGCGCGCATGGCGCGGCTGCAGGGCGCCAAGGTGGTCGACGAGATCCGCGGCGCGGTGCTGACCTACGACAGCCGCAAGGAGCTGTACACCGCTGCCGGCGGCGGCAGCGGCGACGCCGCGGCCGCCAACCCGTCCGGCCGGGTGCGCGCGGTGCTGTCGCCGCGCCAGGACCAGAAGTCCGGCAGCACGGGCGGCGGCTCGCCGCTGGACCTGAAGCCCGCCCCCGCGCCCGCCAACAAACCCTGA
- a CDS encoding monovalent cation:proton antiporter-2 (CPA2) family protein, giving the protein MHSPLELTLVLLAAAVFGVVAFRMLQLPPMLGYLAVGILIGPHALGLASDTAQTKYLAEFGVVFLMFSIGLEFSLAKLRAMKRLVFGLGGSQVVLSMLAVVPASWAFNWLFPLSWQASVALGGALAMSSTAIVSKMLSERMELESEHGRNIISILLFQDLAVVPLLIVIPALSRDPGDLMMALGLAVLKIVVALGAIFFLGQRLMSRWFHVVAARRSQELFMLNLLLVTLGMAALTERLGLSMALGAFMAGMLISETPYRHQVEEDIKPFRDVLLGLFFVTIGMLLNIRVVLDHAWLVLALLVVPVLFKLVLIAALARVFGSRQGVAIRTGLGLAQAGEFGFVLLNQIDGLNLVDPVLIQVILASMLLSMLAAPFLIQYSDAIVLRFAANEWLMQSLNMTRIAAQSLQTEKHAIICGFGRSGQNLAHMLEREGINYVALDLDPDRVREAAAAGDTVVYGDAGRREALIAAGIHRAAALIVTYANTPSALKVLHHVQELAPALPVIVRTVDDSELDTLQKAGATEVVPEIIEGSLMLASHALVLLGVPMRRVVRGVQQARDARYSLLRGYFHGRDDDEDMIERDSVRLHSVSLGPQSTAVGRRLGVLGLERIGVEVTAVRRRGIRAFDPQPETVLEPGDIVVLRGPPEALEAAEMRILNG; this is encoded by the coding sequence ATGCATTCTCCGCTGGAACTGACCCTGGTGCTGCTGGCCGCCGCCGTGTTCGGCGTGGTCGCGTTCCGCATGCTGCAATTGCCGCCGATGCTGGGCTACCTGGCGGTGGGCATCCTGATCGGCCCGCATGCGCTGGGGCTGGCCAGCGATACCGCGCAGACCAAGTACCTGGCCGAATTCGGCGTGGTCTTCCTGATGTTCTCGATCGGGCTGGAGTTCAGCCTGGCCAAGCTGCGCGCGATGAAGCGGCTGGTGTTCGGCCTGGGCGGCTCGCAGGTGGTGCTGTCGATGCTGGCGGTGGTGCCCGCCAGCTGGGCCTTCAACTGGCTGTTCCCGTTGTCGTGGCAGGCCTCGGTGGCGCTGGGCGGGGCCCTGGCGATGTCTTCCACGGCGATCGTGTCCAAGATGCTGTCCGAGCGCATGGAGCTGGAGAGCGAGCACGGGCGCAACATCATCAGCATCCTGCTGTTCCAGGACCTGGCGGTGGTGCCGCTGCTGATCGTGATTCCGGCGCTGTCGCGCGACCCCGGCGACCTGATGATGGCGCTCGGCCTGGCAGTGCTCAAGATCGTGGTCGCGCTGGGCGCCATCTTCTTCCTGGGCCAGCGCCTGATGAGCCGCTGGTTCCATGTGGTGGCGGCGCGCCGCTCGCAGGAACTGTTCATGCTGAACCTGCTGCTGGTCACGCTGGGCATGGCGGCGCTGACCGAGCGGCTGGGCCTGTCGATGGCGCTGGGCGCCTTCATGGCGGGCATGCTGATCTCCGAGACGCCGTACCGCCACCAGGTGGAGGAAGACATCAAGCCGTTCCGCGACGTGCTGCTGGGGCTGTTCTTCGTCACCATCGGCATGCTGCTCAATATCCGCGTGGTGCTGGACCATGCCTGGCTGGTGCTGGCGCTGCTGGTGGTGCCGGTGCTGTTCAAGCTGGTGCTGATCGCGGCGCTGGCGCGCGTGTTCGGCTCGCGCCAGGGCGTGGCCATCCGCACCGGGCTGGGACTGGCGCAGGCGGGCGAGTTCGGCTTCGTGCTGCTGAACCAGATCGACGGCCTGAACCTGGTCGACCCGGTGCTGATCCAGGTGATCCTGGCGTCGATGCTGCTGTCGATGCTGGCGGCGCCCTTCCTGATCCAGTACAGCGACGCCATCGTGCTGCGCTTCGCCGCCAACGAATGGCTGATGCAGTCGCTGAACATGACCCGCATCGCCGCGCAGAGCCTGCAGACCGAGAAGCACGCCATCATCTGCGGCTTCGGCCGCAGCGGGCAGAACCTGGCGCACATGCTGGAGCGCGAGGGCATCAACTACGTCGCGCTGGACCTGGACCCCGACCGCGTGCGCGAGGCCGCCGCCGCCGGCGATACCGTGGTCTACGGCGACGCCGGCCGGCGCGAGGCGCTGATCGCCGCCGGCATCCACCGCGCCGCCGCGCTGATCGTCACCTATGCCAACACGCCATCGGCGCTCAAGGTGCTGCACCACGTGCAGGAACTCGCGCCGGCGCTGCCGGTGATCGTGCGCACGGTCGACGATTCCGAGCTGGACACGCTGCAGAAGGCTGGCGCCACCGAGGTGGTGCCGGAGATCATCGAGGGCAGCCTGATGCTGGCCTCGCACGCGCTGGTGCTGCTGGGCGTGCCGATGCGCCGCGTGGTGCGCGGCGTGCAGCAGGCGCGCGACGCGCGCTACAGCCTGCTGCGCGGCTATTTCCATGGCCGCGACGATGATGAAGACATGATCGAGCGCGACTCGGTGCGGTTGCACTCGGTGTCGCTCGGGCCGCAATCCACCGCGGTGGGCAGGCGCCTGGGCGTGCTCGGGCTGGAGCGCATCGGGGTCGAGGTAACGGCGGTGCGCCGGCGCGGCATCCGCGCCTTCGACCCGCAGCCCGAGACCGTGCTGGAGCCGGGCGATATCGTCGTGCTGCGCGGCCCGCCCGAGGCGCTGGAAGCCGCCGAGATGCGCATCCTGAACGGCTGA